The nucleotide window TATTCATCCTCCTTTGGGCATGTGTCCCTCGGGCCGGTGTTTCACGTTAACAAAACGATTTTAAAATTACTGAAACCAATTTTAGGAAAAATACTTTTGACTTCTAGAAGTGCTTGAATTGCTTCTTGCAAGAAACATCAGTTATGTGATTCAAGTGCTCTTCTGATTAGGGATTAATtctaaaaatattgtcaccAAAAAATTTTCAGCTATTTCAAAAATACTTTCAAGGAAACCGAATTATCAAAAAGTGCTGTTGATCATTTATCAAAAAAGTATTTTTGTTTAACTGTACAGAAAAGTTTGCAGAACAAACTGACTACAATTTTAtccaagaaagaaggaaaaaaagaaaaaagaaaacaaagatggAACTTAATTCTAACTCTTCGTTTATCTCCTCGGAATTTTTCATTGCTGCTCTTTTCTTCACCATGAAAGCCATCAACTTCTTCCTCCTAAACGAAAAAGAAGAGCCCATTACGATCCAAACAAGAATATGGGCCAAGCCCAAACAGACAAATGGAGGGAAAGTGAAATagtcaaaagaaaattaaagaatCGGATAAGTTTGAAGGGGTCGTTTGGATGCCGAGAAAATTATATGGACCAACGAATAaaattgtgatttcttcaacCGAAAACAAGTTAAGCAATTTCTTAATCTCACAACTAGTTTCGATCTTAAGAGAAATTCAGAACTTGCTTTGATCTTATCAGAGGATTTTGAAAAATAGTCATTTACTTCTGAAAAGAAAATCCACACTTCTGAGAAAATTATCAAAACAATCCTGTATGAACTTTGATTACCATGAATTTTCCCAGCATCCAAACAGAAGCTATGGTCAAAAACTCAAGGTTCGAATAAACaattaaaaccaaatcctcaaatAATTTGCAGATCAAGATTTGAAACAATCAAGATCACCACCGATTCCAGAAATCGGTCAGAATTTCCTAAGGAAATCAAAGAAACTAAAGCAACGAATTAATCAATCAATTTCAGAAAAAAAACAGAGGAAAAATTAACAAACCTGAACATGATTAGCAGAATAATTAGCCCAAACTATGCGTTGATTGTTTTCTTGAGAGGCGAGGAAGGCAAGATTGGCCGGGAGAAAAGCACAACGTCCATGCCGTGATAATCTTTGCCGgccgcagcagcagcagcacctATCGGAACCGTACTCTCGCCGAGATGCGAGTCCTCCTCTCTGATCCTCAAGACCTGGCTGTGCATCACGCACCCCTCCTTCGTCGTCCTCCTCCGCCATCGCCCCACCGACCTCGGCGACTCCATCTCCTCCGACGACCCCGCGCTGTCCTCCTCCCGCTCGTCCGTACACGCCTTCTTCTCCTTCGACGAAACGAACGGCATGCTCCGCCGGACCTCCTCCATCATCTCCCGAATCTCGTTCCGGTTCCGGTTCCGGTTCTCTTCCTCCTGCTTGTGAAGTGCCATCATGTTGGTCGAAACGGTGCGTATTGCGCAGTGGCGAGAGCTCTGGCTTTGGACGAACGAGGGCTCTGGCATGGAATCCGAGGTTTTATAACCTTTATTGCCGGTGGAAACTTATGGGAGGTCGACACGTGGAAATAATGAGAGAGAACGAGGGTGGCCACGTGGTAGACTGACGGGACATGAGGTTGTTATAAACTCCACGACTTGGAGACTGCTCTAACGGCCTTTTTCGTCGTAGTCGTCTCGATGAGGAGGATGAGGCCGTTTACCGTTTTGTATGGAACTCAATTAGCAACTTGGTTTAACCGTATTCAAATAAGATTATCACGGTATTTTAAATTAATAACGCAttgtcatttgttttttttattattattgtatgaGAGTTCTTTATAAGCGGTTGCCTTTTCACCAAAATTACGATTAtattgtctctctctctcttagagTTGGAAGAACTCGAGCATAACAGCTAACCAAACATTATCACGTCTTTTATCTCTTAGAATAGGAAAAACTTGGCTAGGGCAGCTGCCCAACTGAGTCCCATCTTATTCTCATGTTCGTAAGTAAATTCTTGAGTAGTTTGATTGTTTCAGTTTGACATTAATCTACCATGAATTGTTAAAATTTCTTAATTGATAGTCCTTCAAACCAAAATCGAACTTACATATACATCATCGCGGAACTAGATCCTCTCTTGAGTTCATGATGGGGATCCTTATGAGCAGCCCATCCTGGCCGTTCAAACTTGATTCAACGgctgcaattattataacttttaaagaagCTCTATGTTTGGAGcatttggatcaaatttcaacgttcCGGATGGGCTGCTCAGGAGGATCCCCATCCTTAGCTCAAAAGAGGATCTAGTCCCATCATCGcaacaacatgacacgtgtttGATTTATAGCAATGCCACACAACATCGAGACAGAAGATTCACTTATGCAAAAAGTGGGAACAACATTTTTTTCTAGAATAATTAATCACACTAAACTAATCCCTGATAGAATCAACATTAGGGATTTGATTAAGTGGTGTCGACGTGGAATTAATAATAGCCAAGTATTTGACTAGGTTGGGGAAGAGAATCCGCATCTTCGTCGGATCTTCTTTGTGAAGATTGTAGATATCGTAAATTATGTCCGTTCATCATCTATTAAACACAAAcatcaaatgataaaaattGATCGTATGATGTATAATAAACGAATACGATTTATGAATCTCTAAGATCTTACCGGATCCAATGAGAATCCTGTTGGGGATTAATGGGACAAGTGGCATGCATGAGATTTGAAGGGGGTTTTCGAGTCAAATCCAAAACCTTGTCAGCATGGCCACTCGGAGtataaaaacagaaaacgtggtGGAGTGGAATTGCAATGAGATAAATATCTAGGACCGGAGTTAACATGGAACACGTGGGAGGGACCCCACCTAATTCGATTTTTCAAATGCAAAACGTGATACCGTATGATTTTGTTTACGTGCACGAGAGAGATGGAGACCCAAACTCCTTAACTACAAAAGAAATTTGGACACCTCTCGCTATATTGATAGACATTAATAATTGAAACGCAAATTAAGCAATTTAGATCAAGGCAAGTACTTTACGAGCGTGTTGTGAATTTGTGGGATTGTCGTATGCTATTAAAGtttaaggaatttttttttataagatcgAAATAAGATCAGCAATGCTTTATGATACAGAATATAAATAGGTAAAAATCAACACATGCACAAAATGAGTATAGCATAATAAGAATGTTTCGATTGATGCATGAGAAATTACAGGATAAAGTACAAGGATATTCGCGAAAAAGGAAGAATTGCCGCAATTAAAGATAAGATGAGAAAAATCAATTAAGGTAGTTTGGACATGCAAACCTACATATGCTACGGTTAGAAAATGAAATTCCGAGTAAAATGCTCAGGACAAaagaagttgagaaagatattgcaaaatttggaaaaaataCTTCaagaaaagtgagaaaaaaatTAGTGAGATAAGGAGACATGTATTTATCAATTTTGTATGTGTTAgtgttgatcctaaaaactatCAAACCTGCGTGGTGCGCAAgccaagtaattaataagctaactacgtcattcggttgtgtgcgggcacgtgccaactcgtcggctgaGTTCGACTGGGAGTAAAATATATTGATGTGGCATTGGACGCGCTATTGACTtattgatcttgcgactgcggctgaggaacacgtctcggcctttggATCTTAGAGCTTAAAG belongs to Malus sylvestris chromosome 17, drMalSylv7.2, whole genome shotgun sequence and includes:
- the LOC126610354 gene encoding uncharacterized protein LOC126610354, which produces MPEPSFVQSQSSRHCAIRTVSTNMMALHKQEEENRNRNRNEIREMMEEVRRSMPFVSSKEKKACTDEREEDSAGSSEEMESPRSVGRWRRRTTKEGCVMHSQVLRIREEDSHLGESTVPIGAAAAAAGKDYHGMDVVLFSRPILPSSPLKKTINA